A section of the Oryzias melastigma strain HK-1 linkage group LG14, ASM292280v2, whole genome shotgun sequence genome encodes:
- the LOC112142705 gene encoding gastrula zinc finger protein XlCGF17.1-like: MSESQCDSDGKKKFKMKTLVKKYKQPEKEERLSSAGSGKRTKIPHDVSVHMRTETSPDERSHVCKDCGKRFGDWSKFRNHPRTCLGEKPFSCIECAKKYSSKTNLKAHMRTHTGEKPFSCKECDKSFRQMYHLKTHMRTHTGEKPFSCKECDRSFSDMSHLKRHMRTHTGEKPFLCKECDRSFTRGSSLKTHMRTHTGEKPFLCKRCDKSFSQMSNLITHMRTHTGEKPFSCKECDSRFIHYPSLKTHMRTHTGEKPFSCKECDRSFSHMSHLKRHMRTHTGEKPFSCKECDKSFRQMYHLKTHMRTHTGEKPFLTNGPPQQ, translated from the coding sequence atgtcagaaagtcagtgtgactctgatggtaaaaaaaagttcaagatgaaaactttggtaaagaaatacaaacaacCCGAAAAAGAAGAGAGACTTTCCTCTGCAGGGTCtggtaaaagaacaaaaattccacatgaTGTGTCTGTCCACATGAGAACTGAGACGAGCCCTGATGAAAGATCTCATGTCTGCAAAGATTGTGGTAAAAGATTTGGTGACTGGTCTAAGTTCAGAAATCACCCTAGAACTTGTTtaggagagaagcctttctcTTGTATAGAATGTGCTAAAAAATATAGTAGTAAAACAAATCTCAaagcacacatgagaactcacacaggagagaagcctttttcgtgtaaagaatgtgacaaaagttttagacaAATGTATCATCTCAAAACACATATGAGAACTCATactggagagaagcctttttcgtgtaaagaatgtgacagaagttttagtgaTATGTCTCATCTCAAAAGACATATGAGAACTCATactggagagaagccttttttgtgtaaagaatgtgacagaagttttactCGAGGTTCtagtctcaaaacacacatgagaactcatacaggagagaagccttttttgtgtaaaagatgtgacaaaagttttagtcaaatgtcTAATCTCATAACACATATGAGAACTCATactggagagaagcctttttcgtgtaaagaatgtgattcAAGATTTATTCATTATCCtagtctcaaaacacacatgagaactcatactggagagaagcctttttcatgtaaagaatgtgacagaagttttagtcataTGTCTCATCTCAAAAGAcatatgagaactcatacaggagagaagcctttttcgtgtaaagaatgtgacaaaagttttagacaAATGTatcatctcaaaacacacatgagaactcatacaggagagaagccttttttaaCAAATGGACCCCCCCAGCAGTGA